The following DNA comes from Candidatus Methylomirabilis sp..
CTTGGAGTAGAGGGCCACGATGAGATGCTCTTCCACCGGCAAGGCCGCGTCCTCCCGGGTCGGGAGGCTCCGGACCGTTCCCTTCAGCCCCTCCGGGTCCACCTCCAGCCAGGCGGGGGTCGGCCGCTTCCTGGCCGACTCCAGGGCCTGGCGGATGGCCGTGAGCTCCCGGCTGCTCGGCCGCACCTGCACCACGTCCCCCACCCGGACCAGGGCGGAGGGGATGTCCAGCTTCTGCCCGTTCACCTGAATGTGGCCGTGACGGACGAGCAGGCGCGCGGCCGCGCGCGAAGGGGCGATCCCGAGCCGGTGGACCACGTTATCCAGCCGCTGTTCGAGGAGGCGGACCAGGTTCTCGCCTGTGACGCCCCGCTGCTGGGTGGCCATCTGGAAGTAGCGGCGGAACTGGCCCTCCAGCACCCCGTAGATCCGCTTCATCTTCTGCTTCTCGCGGAGCTGGAGGCCGTACTCCGAGCGCTTGATCCGCCGCTGCCCGTGCTCCCCGGGGGCATACCCCCGTTTGTCGATGGCGCACTTGGAGGTGTGGCAGCGATCCCCCTTCAGGAAGAGCTTGATGCCCTCCCGGCGGCACAGCTTGCACACCGCATCCGTGTAGCGAGCCACTGCTCCGTCTCCTTGGGTGGGGCGTCCCCGCCGCCAGCGCCTTCCGGGCTAGACCCGACGGCGCTTGGGGGCCCGGCACCCGTTGTGCGGAATGGGGGTGACGTCCTTGATCGCCGTGATCTCGAGCCCGGCCGCCTGCAGCGAGCGGATCGCCGCCTCCCGGCCGGCCCCCGGCCCCCGGACGTACACCTTGACCTGCTTCATCCCGTGAGACATGGCCTTCTGGGCCGCGTTCTCCGCCGCCGTCTGCGCGGCGAAGGGCGTGCTCTTCCGGGAGCCCTTGAACCCCACGCTCCCCGCGCTGGCCCAGCTGACCACGTTGCCCGCAGGGTCCGTAATGCTCACGATCGTGTTGTTGAAGGTCGCCTGGACGCAGGCGATCCCGATGGCGATGTTCTTGGCATCCTTCCGGATGGTCCGGGGTCCCGCCCGCCGCCGTGGTGCCACCATGCCTCACTCCTCTCCGGGGGCCGCACCCCCGGGGCTACTTGGCCGGAGCGGCCGCCTTGGCCCGCTTCGCCCCGACGGTCCGCCGGGGGCCCTTCCGGGTCCGGGCGTTGGTGCTGGTCCGCTGTCCCCGCACCGGCAGGCCTCGCCGGTGGCGGAGCCCCCGGTAGCACCCGATGTCCATCAGGCGCTTGATGTTCATGGAGACCTCCCGCCGGAGGTCCCCCTCCACCCGGTACTGGCCCTCGATCACCCGCCGGAGGCGGTTCACCTCGTCCTCTGTCAGATCCTTGACCCGGGTCGCCGGACTGACCTGGGACTCCCGGAGGATCTTCAGGGAGGAGGAGCGCCCGAGCCCGTAGATGTAGGTGAGCGCCACCTCCAGCCGCTTCTCCCGCGGCAGGTCCACCCCCGCGATGCGCGCCACGGCTCCCCCTCCCTACCCCTGCCGCTGCTTGTGGCGGGGGTTCTCGCAGACGATGCGGACCACGCCCTTCCGGCGGATCACCTTGCACTTCTCGCAGATCAGCTTCACCGAGGGCCGGACTTTCATCGCCCCCCCCTCCCCACTATTTGTACCGATAGATGATCCGGCCCCGGGTCAGGTCGTAGGGGGAAAGCTCCACGATGACCTTGTCTCCCGGCAGGATCCGGATGAAGTGCATCCGCATCTTGCCCGAGATGTGGGCCAGCACCTTGTGCCCGGTCTCCAGCTCGACCCGAAACATGGCATTGGGGAGAGGCTCGACGACCGTCCCCTCCACCTCGATCGCCTCCTCCTTCGCCATGCCTCCCGCCCCCTCCTCAGACCTGGGTCAGGATCTCCACCCCCTCCTCGGTGAGGGCGATGGTGTGTTCGAAGTGCGCCGAGAGCGACCGGTCCTTCGTCACCGCCGTCCAGTTGTCCGGGAGGATCTCCACCTCCGGACCCCCCGCGTTCACCATCGGCTCGATGGCGAGGACCATCCCGGGCGTGAGCTGCGGCCCCCGCCCGGGCGGGCCGTAGTTGGGAATCTGGGGGTCCTCGTGCAGCGCCTTCCCGATCCCGTGCCCCACGAAGATTCGGACCACCGAGAACCCGTGGGTCTCCACGTGGGTCTGCACGGCGTGGGAGATGTCCGAGAGGTGGCCGCCGAGCCGGACCGCCCCGATCCCGCGCATCAGCGCCTCCTGGGTCACCCGGAGGAGCCGCGCGGCCTCCTCGCTCACCTCCCCCACCGGGATCGTGAGGGCCGAGTCCCCGTAATACCCCTCCACGATGGTCCCCAGATCCAGGCTCACGATGTCCCCGGCCCGGAGGCGCCGCTCCGAGGGGAGGCCGTGAACCACCTCCTCGTTCACCGAGACGCAGAGGCTGAAGGGGTAGTCCCGGTACCCCTTGAAGGCCGGCTGCGCCCCCCGCTTGCGCAGGTACTCCTCGGCGAAAGCGTCCAGGTCTACCGTCCGCACCCCCGGCGCGACCTGCGCGGCCACGGCCTGCAGGGCCTCCGCCACCAGCCGGTTGGCTTTCCGGAGGAGCTCAATCTCCCAGGACGCCTTCCGCTCGATGTACCCCTTGATGGCCGTTCCTATCCTTCCGCGTCCAGGAGACGGCAGATGCGGGCGAAGACCTCGCTCACGTCCCCCCGCCCGTCCACCTCCTTGAGGAGTCCGCGCCCCCGGTAGTAGGCCACCAGGGGGGCGGTCTGCTCCCGGTAGACCGCCAGCCGCTTCCGGATCGTCTCCTCCCGGTCGTCTTCCCGCTGGAGGAGGGCGCCCCCGCACCGGTCGCACACGCCCGCCCGGCGGGGCGGGGCGGTCTCCAGGTGATAGGCGGCCCCGCAGCTCCCGCAGGACCGGCGGCCGCTCAGGCGCCGGACCAGCTCCTCCGGGTCCACCGTGAGGCTCACGACCGCGGTGAGCGGCGTTCCGAGGGCCTGGAGCGTCTCCCCCAGGGCCTCCGCCTGGGCCGCGGTCCGGGGAAAGCCGTCCAGGATGTACCCCCTGGCGCAGTCGGGGGCGGCCAGGCGCTCCCGGATGATCCCGATGACCACTCCGTCCGGGACCAAGGCCCCCTGGTCCATGTAGCCCTTGGCCTCCCGCCCCAGGGGGGTCCCAGCGGCCACCGCCGCCCGGAGGATGTCCCCGGTGGAGACCTGGGGAATGCCGAGCCTGTCGCTCAGGCGCTGGGCTTGCGTCCCCTTCCCGGCCCCCGGCGGGCCCAGCAGGATCAGCCGCACCGGCGGCCCTCCCGGGCCTCCCCTACCACGTCCTCCCCTTCAGCCGGCTCTTCTTGAGGAACCCCTCGTAGTGGCGCATGAGGAGGTGGGCCTCGACCTGCTGGACCGTGTCGAGGGCCACGCCCACGACGATCAGCAGGGAGGTCCCGCCGAAGAAGAAGGGGACGTTGGTCCACAGGATCAGGGTCTCGGGCAGGATCGAAATGGCGGCCAGGTAGATGGCCCCCACCAGCGTGATCCGGTCCAGGACGCTTTCGATGTAGTCCGCCGTCTTGGGGCCCGGCCGGATGCCGGGGATGAATCCCCCGTACTTCTTCATGTTGTCGGCCACGTCGTCCGGCTTGAAGATGATCGCGGTGTAGAAGTAGGTGAAGAAGATGATGCCCGCCGCGTAGAGGGCAAAGTACAGCCAGGTCCCGGGGGCTAACGCCGCGGTGATCGCCTCCGTCCAGGGGGTCTTCACGAACTGGGCGATGGTGGCCGGGAAGACCAGGA
Coding sequences within:
- the rpsD gene encoding 30S ribosomal protein S4 — encoded protein: MARYTDAVCKLCRREGIKLFLKGDRCHTSKCAIDKRGYAPGEHGQRRIKRSEYGLQLREKQKMKRIYGVLEGQFRRYFQMATQQRGVTGENLVRLLEQRLDNVVHRLGIAPSRAAARLLVRHGHIQVNGQKLDIPSALVRVGDVVQVRPSSRELTAIRQALESARKRPTPAWLEVDPEGLKGTVRSLPTREDAALPVEEHLIVALYSK
- the rpsK gene encoding 30S ribosomal protein S11 translates to MVAPRRRAGPRTIRKDAKNIAIGIACVQATFNNTIVSITDPAGNVVSWASAGSVGFKGSRKSTPFAAQTAAENAAQKAMSHGMKQVKVYVRGPGAGREAAIRSLQAAGLEITAIKDVTPIPHNGCRAPKRRRV
- the rpsM gene encoding 30S ribosomal protein S13, with the translated sequence MARIAGVDLPREKRLEVALTYIYGLGRSSSLKILRESQVSPATRVKDLTEDEVNRLRRVIEGQYRVEGDLRREVSMNIKRLMDIGCYRGLRHRRGLPVRGQRTSTNARTRKGPRRTVGAKRAKAAAPAK
- the rpmJ gene encoding 50S ribosomal protein L36, with the protein product MKVRPSVKLICEKCKVIRRKGVVRIVCENPRHKQRQG
- the infA gene encoding translation initiation factor IF-1; translation: MAKEEAIEVEGTVVEPLPNAMFRVELETGHKVLAHISGKMRMHFIRILPGDKVIVELSPYDLTRGRIIYRYK
- the map gene encoding type I methionyl aminopeptidase, yielding MERKASWEIELLRKANRLVAEALQAVAAQVAPGVRTVDLDAFAEEYLRKRGAQPAFKGYRDYPFSLCVSVNEEVVHGLPSERRLRAGDIVSLDLGTIVEGYYGDSALTIPVGEVSEEAARLLRVTQEALMRGIGAVRLGGHLSDISHAVQTHVETHGFSVVRIFVGHGIGKALHEDPQIPNYGPPGRGPQLTPGMVLAIEPMVNAGGPEVEILPDNWTAVTKDRSLSAHFEHTIALTEEGVEILTQV
- a CDS encoding adenylate kinase, which encodes MRLILLGPPGAGKGTQAQRLSDRLGIPQVSTGDILRAAVAAGTPLGREAKGYMDQGALVPDGVVIGIIRERLAAPDCARGYILDGFPRTAAQAEALGETLQALGTPLTAVVSLTVDPEELVRRLSGRRSCGSCGAAYHLETAPPRRAGVCDRCGGALLQREDDREETIRKRLAVYREQTAPLVAYYRGRGLLKEVDGRGDVSEVFARICRLLDAEG